The following are encoded together in the Cicer arietinum cultivar CDC Frontier isolate Library 1 chromosome 2, Cicar.CDCFrontier_v2.0, whole genome shotgun sequence genome:
- the LOC101491938 gene encoding universal stress protein PHOS32 gives MAKTHQVGVAMDFSPTSKLALRWAIDNLINKNDHIIMINVQPLSADHTRKELFEDNGSPLVPLEELREINFTKQYGIARDSEVIDILENASKTKGARAMAKVYWGDPREKLCSAVEDLHLDSLVVGSRGLGPIKRVLLGSVSKHVVANASCPVTVVKGMQPSKSRN, from the exons ATGGCAAAAACACACCAAGTTGGAGTAGCTATGGATTTCTCTCCTACAAGCAAATTAGCACTTAGATGGGCAATTGATAATTTGATCAACAAAAATGATCATATTATTATGATCAACGTTCAACCTCTTTCAGCTGATCACACTAGAAAAGAACTTTTTGAAGACAATGGTTCAC CTTTGGTGCCTCTAGAGGAATTGAGGGAGATAAACTTTACAAAGCAATATGGGATTGCCAGGGATTCTGAAGTCATAGATATTCTTGAAAATGCCTCCAAGACCAAAGGG GCAAGGGCAATGGCAAAAGTATATTGGGGAGATCCAAGGGAGAAATTGTGCAGTGCTGTGGAAGATCTTCATCTTGACTCTTTGGTTGTTGGAAGCAGGGGTTTGGGTCCCATTAAAAG AGTGTTGTTAGGAAGTGTTAGCAAGCATGTGGTGGCAAATGCTTCTTGCCCTGTTACTGTGGTCAAGGGAATGCAACCTTCCAAGTCCAGAAATTAA